Proteins encoded in a region of the Streptomyces sp. NBC_01298 genome:
- a CDS encoding lysine N(6)-hydroxylase/L-ornithine N(5)-oxygenase family protein has translation MTAQLDAPHDLVGIGIGPFNLSLAALAHGLPRQGAPELATAFYDQRRDFRWHPGLLIDGATLQVPFLADLVTLADPTSPWSFLSYLKHKERLFPFYFAESFHIQRAEYDAYCRWVAGRLPGLHFGHQVDAVRWNPERGLFEVDFTQVDAEGEAEALGRTYTRNLALGIGTAPYIPEPLRPLAEAPTVPVIHSSEYLDNRQRILGAEHVTVIGSGQSGAEVFLDLLRSRPAGRERLTWLARTPSFAPMEYSKLGLEHFTPDYTRYFHSLPEPVRDRLVPAQWQLHKGIDAATIAAIHEELYRRTLDGGWPDAVLTPGVSVRTAGRVATTKVELHLEHVDQGARSRLTTDAVVLATGYRERPLARLLAGLDPYLRKDSSGRPRIDDRYRMITDPAVTGSVFVQNGERHTHGVGAPDLGLAAWRSAAILNTLTGKQPYPQPARTAFTTFGLEQREHTRPQPAGELLPLVEHL, from the coding sequence ATGACCGCCCAGCTCGATGCACCCCACGACCTCGTCGGAATCGGCATCGGCCCCTTCAACCTCTCCCTCGCCGCCCTCGCCCACGGCCTGCCCCGACAAGGGGCCCCAGAACTCGCCACCGCCTTCTACGACCAGCGCCGCGACTTCCGCTGGCACCCCGGACTCCTCATCGACGGAGCCACCCTCCAAGTCCCCTTCCTCGCCGACCTCGTCACCCTCGCCGACCCCACCAGCCCCTGGTCGTTCCTCAGCTACCTGAAGCACAAGGAACGCCTCTTCCCCTTCTACTTCGCCGAGAGCTTCCACATCCAGCGCGCCGAATACGACGCCTACTGCCGCTGGGTCGCCGGACGCCTCCCCGGACTCCACTTCGGCCACCAGGTCGACGCCGTCCGCTGGAACCCCGAACGCGGCCTCTTCGAAGTCGACTTCACCCAAGTCGACGCCGAAGGAGAAGCCGAAGCCCTCGGCCGCACCTACACCCGCAACCTCGCCCTCGGCATCGGCACCGCCCCCTACATCCCCGAACCCCTGCGCCCCCTCGCCGAAGCCCCCACCGTCCCGGTGATCCACTCCTCCGAGTACCTCGACAACCGGCAGCGCATCCTCGGCGCCGAACACGTCACCGTCATCGGATCGGGCCAGTCCGGAGCCGAAGTCTTCCTCGACCTGCTCCGCTCCCGCCCCGCCGGCCGGGAACGCCTCACCTGGCTCGCCCGCACGCCCTCCTTCGCCCCCATGGAGTACTCCAAGCTCGGCCTGGAACACTTCACCCCCGACTACACCCGCTACTTCCACTCCCTCCCCGAACCGGTCCGCGACCGCCTCGTCCCCGCCCAATGGCAACTCCACAAGGGCATCGACGCCGCCACCATCGCCGCCATCCACGAGGAGCTCTACCGCCGCACCCTCGACGGAGGCTGGCCCGACGCCGTCCTCACCCCCGGAGTCAGCGTCCGCACCGCCGGCCGCGTCGCCACCACCAAGGTCGAACTCCACCTCGAACACGTGGACCAGGGCGCCCGCTCCCGCCTCACCACCGACGCCGTCGTCCTCGCGACCGGCTACCGCGAACGCCCCCTCGCCCGCCTCCTGGCCGGACTCGACCCCTACCTGCGCAAGGACTCCTCCGGCCGCCCCCGCATCGACGACCGCTACCGGATGATCACCGACCCGGCCGTCACCGGCAGCGTCTTCGTCCAGAACGGCGAACGCCACACCCACGGCGTCGGAGCCCCCGACCTCGGCCTCGCCGCCTGGCGCAGCGCCGCCATCCTGAACACCCTCACCGGCAAACAGCCCTACCCCCAGCCCGCCCGCACCGCCTTCACCACCTTCGGCCTCGAACAGCGGGAGCACACCCGCCCCCAACCCGCCGGCGAACTGCTCCCACTGGTCGAGCACCTGTAA
- a CDS encoding bifunctional metallophosphatase/5'-nucleotidase translates to MAFDRRTFLGTSAATGAAVALAGATSSPAAAAEPVAGAASAAGARTYAFTVMGTTDLHGNVFNWDYFTDKEFDDKAHNDIGLAKISTLVNQVRAEKGRRNTLLIDAGDTIQGTQLSYYYAKVDPITARRGPVHPMAQAMNAIGYDAAALGNHEFNYGIPVLRKFEEQCDFPLLGANALDAKTLRPAFAPYSMHRLRTPCGRDVRVAVLGLTNPGIAIWDKANVQGKMTFPGLEEQAAKYVPRLRSLGADVVIVSAHSGSSGTSSYGDQLPYVENAAGLVAEQVPGIDAILVGHAHTEIPEYRVRNKATGKDVVLSEPLKWGQRLTLFDFELTWAKGCWSVSKVAARVLNSNTAAEDPKIVGLLSDEHRKVVAYVNQVIGTSTQAMSSADGPVKDVAIIDLINHVQAETVKGALAGTEWGALPVLSQASCFSRTAAIPAGQVTIKDAAGLYPFENTLEARLLTGAQVKDYLEYSAKYYVRTAPGEVVDPAKLTNAEGTPDYNYDAVYGLTYDIDVSEPVGSRISGLSFQGKPLDPAAQFVLAVNNYRASGGGNFPHVPQSKQLWANSDEIRNTIIQWVKAKGTVDPAQFASVDWRLTRAGAPVF, encoded by the coding sequence ATGGCGTTCGACCGTAGGACATTTTTGGGCACTTCGGCTGCGACGGGTGCGGCTGTGGCGTTGGCGGGGGCCACGAGCTCCCCGGCGGCCGCGGCTGAACCGGTGGCCGGCGCCGCTTCGGCGGCGGGGGCGAGGACGTACGCGTTCACGGTGATGGGGACGACGGACCTGCACGGGAACGTTTTCAACTGGGACTACTTCACGGACAAGGAGTTCGACGACAAGGCGCACAACGACATCGGTCTGGCGAAGATCTCGACGTTGGTGAACCAGGTGCGGGCGGAGAAGGGGCGGCGCAACACGCTGCTGATCGATGCCGGGGACACCATTCAGGGGACGCAGCTTTCGTACTACTACGCGAAGGTGGATCCGATCACGGCGCGGCGTGGTCCGGTGCACCCGATGGCGCAGGCGATGAACGCGATCGGTTATGACGCGGCGGCGCTGGGGAACCACGAGTTCAATTACGGAATTCCGGTGCTGCGGAAGTTCGAGGAGCAGTGCGATTTCCCGTTGTTGGGGGCGAACGCGCTGGATGCGAAGACGTTGCGGCCGGCGTTCGCGCCGTACAGCATGCACCGGCTGCGGACGCCGTGCGGGCGGGATGTGAGGGTGGCGGTGCTGGGTCTGACGAATCCGGGGATCGCGATCTGGGACAAGGCGAACGTGCAGGGGAAGATGACGTTCCCGGGTCTTGAGGAGCAGGCGGCGAAGTACGTGCCGCGGCTGCGGTCGCTGGGTGCGGACGTGGTGATCGTGTCGGCGCATTCGGGTTCGAGCGGTACGTCGAGCTACGGGGACCAGTTGCCGTACGTCGAGAACGCGGCGGGTCTGGTGGCGGAGCAGGTGCCGGGGATCGACGCGATCCTGGTGGGGCACGCGCACACGGAGATCCCGGAGTACCGGGTGCGGAACAAGGCGACGGGCAAGGACGTGGTGTTGTCCGAGCCGTTGAAGTGGGGGCAGCGGCTGACGCTGTTCGACTTCGAGCTGACGTGGGCGAAGGGCTGTTGGTCGGTGTCGAAGGTGGCGGCCCGGGTGCTGAATTCGAATACGGCGGCGGAGGACCCGAAGATCGTGGGTCTGCTGTCGGACGAGCACCGCAAGGTCGTGGCGTACGTGAACCAGGTGATCGGTACGTCGACGCAGGCGATGTCCTCGGCGGACGGTCCGGTCAAGGACGTGGCGATCATCGATCTGATCAACCACGTGCAGGCGGAGACGGTGAAGGGCGCGCTGGCGGGTACGGAGTGGGGTGCGCTGCCGGTGCTGTCGCAGGCTTCGTGCTTCTCGCGGACGGCGGCGATTCCGGCCGGGCAGGTGACGATCAAGGACGCGGCGGGTCTGTATCCGTTCGAGAACACGCTGGAGGCGCGGCTGCTGACGGGCGCCCAGGTCAAGGACTATCTGGAGTATTCGGCGAAGTACTACGTGCGGACGGCTCCGGGTGAGGTGGTGGATCCGGCGAAGCTGACGAACGCGGAGGGTACGCCGGACTACAACTACGACGCGGTGTACGGGCTGACGTACGACATCGACGTGTCCGAGCCGGTGGGTTCGCGGATCTCGGGGCTGTCGTTCCAGGGGAAGCCGTTGGATCCGGCGGCGCAGTTCGTGCTGGCGGTGAACAACTACCGGGCTTCGGGTGGTGGCAACTTCCCGCACGTGCCGCAGTCGAAGCAGCTGTGGGCGAACTCGGATGAAATACGCAACACGATCATCCAGTGGGTGAAGGCGAAGGGGACGGTGGACCCGGCGCAGTTCGCGTCCGTGGACTGGCGGCTGACCCGAGCCGGGGCACCTGTCTTCTAG
- a CDS encoding SIMPL domain-containing protein: MTQDASHQPYGTPEVPRVAVRGEATLEVDPEIARIGITVSARGTDRRTALEDLTRRNNAVLDLVKSYGDPVEKLETGAFSITPELTRHGRGERIRAYHGRVHLTAELNDFTTLGELTTRLADLELTQVDGPWWALRPTSPAHGEARRQAVLEAVQRAREYAAALGAQLAALVELADLGAENAPTPFQAAGGAMRTMAFSAAEDAGAPALDLEPQRQTVYAQVNARFTMTPPQL; encoded by the coding sequence ATGACCCAGGACGCATCGCACCAGCCCTACGGAACCCCCGAAGTCCCCCGCGTCGCAGTCCGCGGCGAAGCCACCCTCGAAGTCGACCCCGAGATCGCCCGCATCGGCATCACCGTCAGCGCCCGCGGCACCGACCGGCGCACCGCCCTCGAAGACCTCACCCGCCGCAACAACGCCGTCCTCGACCTCGTCAAGAGCTACGGCGACCCCGTCGAAAAACTCGAAACCGGCGCCTTCTCCATCACCCCCGAACTCACCCGCCACGGCCGCGGCGAACGCATCCGCGCCTACCACGGACGCGTTCACCTCACCGCCGAACTCAACGACTTCACCACCCTCGGCGAACTCACCACCCGCCTCGCCGACCTCGAACTCACCCAAGTCGACGGACCCTGGTGGGCCCTACGCCCCACCTCACCCGCCCACGGGGAAGCCCGCCGCCAAGCCGTACTCGAAGCCGTCCAACGCGCCCGCGAATACGCCGCCGCCCTCGGAGCCCAACTCGCCGCCCTCGTCGAACTCGCCGACCTCGGAGCCGAGAACGCCCCCACCCCCTTCCAGGCCGCCGGCGGCGCCATGCGCACCATGGCCTTCAGCGCCGCCGAAGACGCGGGCGCCCCCGCCCTCGACCTCGAACCCCAGCGCCAGACCGTCTACGCGCAGGTGAACGCACGCTTCACGATGACCCCTCCCCAGCTCTGA
- the pyk gene encoding pyruvate kinase, with amino-acid sequence MRRAKIVCTLGPATDSYDQIKALVEAGMDIARFNLSHGTYAEHEDRYQRVRKAADETGRSVGILADLQGPKIRLGRFAEGPVLLERGDEFTITVEDHEGDRHTCGTTYKGLAGDVTTGERILVDDGRVTLEVTAVDGPRVHTRVIEGGMVSDNKGLNLPGVAVSVPALSEKDIDDLRWALRIGADIIALSFVRSGSDIEDVHRIMDEEGRRLPVIAKVEKPQAVENIDDIVAAFDGIMVARGDLGVEMPLEQVPIVQKRAVKLAKRNAKPVIVATQMLDSMIDNSRPTRAEASDVANAIIDGTDAVMLSGETSVGKYAIETVRTMSRIVEAAEEDILAKGLPPLTDRNKPRTQGGAVARAAAEMGDFLGAKFLVAFTQSGDTVRRLSRYRSPIPLLAFTPDPATRSQLNLTWGVETFLGPHVDSTDAMVAQVEEELLRIGRCVPGDVVVITAGSPPGVSGSTNLVRIHHIGDAVR; translated from the coding sequence ATGCGCCGAGCGAAAATCGTATGTACCCTGGGCCCCGCCACCGACTCATACGACCAGATCAAAGCCCTGGTCGAAGCCGGAATGGACATCGCCCGCTTCAACCTCAGCCACGGCACCTACGCCGAACACGAGGACCGCTACCAGCGCGTCCGCAAGGCTGCCGACGAAACCGGCCGCAGCGTCGGCATCCTCGCGGACCTTCAAGGCCCGAAGATCCGCCTGGGCCGCTTCGCCGAAGGTCCCGTACTCCTTGAACGCGGCGACGAGTTCACCATCACCGTCGAAGACCACGAAGGCGACCGCCACACCTGCGGCACCACCTACAAGGGCCTCGCCGGAGACGTCACCACCGGCGAACGCATCCTCGTAGACGACGGCCGCGTCACCCTCGAAGTCACCGCCGTCGACGGACCCCGCGTCCACACCCGCGTCATCGAAGGCGGCATGGTCTCCGACAACAAGGGACTCAACCTCCCCGGCGTCGCAGTCTCCGTACCCGCCCTCTCCGAAAAGGACATCGACGACCTCCGCTGGGCCCTGCGCATCGGCGCGGACATCATCGCCCTCTCCTTCGTCCGCAGCGGCAGCGACATCGAAGACGTCCACCGCATCATGGACGAAGAAGGCCGACGCCTCCCCGTCATCGCCAAGGTCGAAAAGCCCCAGGCGGTCGAGAACATCGACGACATCGTCGCCGCCTTCGACGGCATCATGGTCGCCCGCGGAGACCTCGGCGTCGAAATGCCCCTGGAACAAGTCCCCATCGTCCAAAAGCGCGCCGTCAAGCTCGCCAAGCGCAACGCCAAGCCCGTCATCGTCGCCACCCAAATGCTCGACTCGATGATCGACAACTCCCGGCCCACCCGCGCCGAAGCCTCCGACGTCGCCAACGCCATCATCGACGGCACCGACGCCGTCATGCTCTCCGGCGAAACCAGCGTCGGCAAATACGCCATCGAGACCGTCCGCACCATGTCCCGCATCGTCGAAGCCGCCGAAGAAGACATCCTCGCCAAGGGCCTCCCCCCGCTCACCGACCGCAACAAGCCCCGCACCCAAGGCGGAGCGGTCGCCCGCGCCGCCGCCGAAATGGGCGACTTCCTCGGCGCCAAGTTCCTCGTCGCCTTCACCCAGAGCGGAGACACCGTCCGCCGGCTCTCCCGCTACCGCTCACCCATCCCCCTCCTCGCCTTCACCCCCGACCCCGCCACCCGCTCCCAGCTCAACCTCACCTGGGGCGTCGAAACCTTCCTCGGCCCCCACGTCGACTCCACCGACGCCATGGTCGCCCAGGTCGAAGAAGAGCTCCTGCGCATCGGCCGCTGCGTACCCGGCGACGTCGTCGTCATCACCGCCGGCTCACCCCCCGGCGTCAGCGGATCCACCAACCTGGTCCGCATCCACCACATCGGCGACGCAGTCCGCTGA
- a CDS encoding RBBP9/YdeN family alpha/beta hydrolase: MGTIVIAHGYGMSAGEHWYTATGEEFAAEGHEVRIPNFPEPFAPEADVWLKELREETACAPAGETVLVGHSLGGANVLRLLQEHDTEAEGAFAGVVFVASMSGEVGYGALAPFFSPEFDWQRIRRAAREFRVLHAADDPVTGEATGEHVLRFVRELGAEARVTASGGHFPSTGESRLVLPDAVRLIREVL; encoded by the coding sequence ATGGGCACGATCGTGATCGCGCACGGGTACGGGATGAGTGCCGGGGAGCACTGGTACACGGCGACGGGTGAGGAGTTCGCCGCCGAGGGGCATGAGGTGCGGATTCCGAACTTCCCCGAGCCGTTCGCTCCGGAGGCGGATGTGTGGCTGAAGGAGCTGCGCGAGGAGACCGCGTGTGCGCCGGCCGGTGAGACGGTGCTGGTGGGTCACAGTCTGGGCGGGGCGAATGTGCTGCGGCTGCTGCAGGAGCACGACACGGAGGCCGAGGGGGCGTTCGCGGGGGTGGTGTTCGTGGCGTCGATGTCCGGTGAGGTGGGGTATGGCGCGTTGGCGCCGTTCTTCTCGCCGGAGTTCGACTGGCAGCGGATCCGTAGGGCTGCGCGGGAGTTCCGTGTGCTGCACGCGGCGGATGACCCGGTGACCGGGGAGGCGACGGGTGAGCATGTGCTGCGGTTCGTGCGGGAGCTGGGCGCGGAGGCGCGGGTGACCGCGTCGGGCGGGCACTTCCCGAGTACGGGTGAGAGCCGTTTGGTGTTGCCCGACGCGGTGCGTCTTATACGTGAGGTGCTGTAG
- a CDS encoding TetR/AcrR family transcriptional regulator, whose translation MSITPSSNSSSAPPRTGGRLRNEDAHHSVLEATAALLVENGYGALTIEGVAKRANVAKSTVYRWWKSKPALVMDAYAHETAARVPERDTGTLAGDLTAFVADLYRIGRDPVRAKALTGLMAEAQLDPAFAEPFRAWVATRRDVVATLLTRAVAREELPAATDLDHATDLVFGPFWYRLLVAHAPLDPADAKAHVATVLHGLGGGTKTP comes from the coding sequence GTGTCAATCACTCCTTCGAGCAACTCTTCGAGCGCCCCGCCCCGCACCGGCGGCCGCCTCCGCAACGAAGACGCCCACCACTCCGTCCTCGAAGCCACCGCCGCACTCCTCGTCGAGAACGGCTACGGCGCCCTCACCATCGAAGGCGTCGCCAAGCGCGCCAACGTCGCGAAGAGCACCGTCTACCGCTGGTGGAAGTCCAAGCCCGCCCTCGTCATGGACGCCTACGCCCACGAAACCGCCGCCCGCGTCCCCGAACGCGACACCGGCACCCTCGCCGGCGACCTCACCGCCTTCGTCGCCGACCTCTACCGCATCGGCCGCGACCCCGTCCGCGCCAAAGCCCTCACCGGCCTCATGGCCGAAGCCCAGCTCGACCCCGCCTTCGCCGAACCCTTCCGCGCCTGGGTCGCCACCCGCCGGGATGTCGTCGCCACCCTCCTGACCCGGGCGGTCGCCCGCGAGGAACTCCCCGCCGCCACCGACCTCGACCACGCCACCGACCTGGTCTTCGGCCCGTTCTGGTACCGCCTCCTCGTCGCCCACGCCCCCCTCGACCCGGCCGACGCGAAAGCCCACGTGGCGACGGTCCTCCACGGCCTCGGCGGGGGCACCAAGACCCCTTGA
- a CDS encoding ANTAR domain-containing response regulator has translation MPRKEEPFVTAEHESTPTPDADQSHVPPLTTRVVIAEDEALIRLDLKEMLEEEGYAVVGEAGDGQTAVELAREHRPDLVILDVKMPVLDGISAAEKIAEESIAPVLMLTAFSQRDLVERARDAGAMAYLVKPFSKSDVVPAIEMAVSRFAELRALEKEVADLSLRLETRKLVDRAKSILQTQYGLSEPAAFRWIQKTSMDRRMSMQQVAEAVIEDAEEKKAAAGKGE, from the coding sequence ATGCCCCGCAAAGAGGAGCCCTTCGTGACCGCCGAGCACGAGTCGACGCCCACGCCCGACGCCGACCAGTCGCACGTTCCGCCGCTGACGACGCGCGTCGTCATCGCCGAGGACGAGGCGCTCATCCGTCTCGACCTCAAGGAGATGCTTGAGGAAGAGGGCTACGCCGTCGTCGGTGAGGCCGGAGACGGTCAGACCGCCGTCGAGCTGGCCCGGGAGCACCGTCCCGACCTGGTCATTCTTGATGTGAAGATGCCCGTACTGGATGGCATCTCCGCCGCCGAGAAGATCGCGGAGGAGTCCATCGCCCCCGTGCTGATGCTCACCGCGTTCTCGCAGCGCGACCTCGTCGAGCGGGCGCGCGACGCCGGGGCGATGGCGTACCTCGTGAAGCCCTTCAGCAAGAGCGACGTCGTCCCCGCCATCGAGATGGCCGTGTCGCGCTTCGCCGAGCTCCGCGCGCTGGAGAAGGAGGTCGCCGACCTTTCTCTCCGCCTGGAGACGCGCAAGCTCGTGGACCGCGCCAAGAGCATCCTGCAGACGCAGTACGGGCTCTCCGAGCCGGCCGCCTTCCGGTGGATCCAGAAGACCTCCATGGACCGCCGGATGTCCATGCAGCAGGTCGCCGAGGCCGTCATCGAGGACGCCGAGGAGAAGAAGGCCGCCGCCGGCAAGGGCGAGTAG
- a CDS encoding ABC transporter ATP-binding protein has translation MTALLEVEDLRVAYGKIEAVKGISFSVDAGQIVTLIGTNGAGKTTTLRTLSGLIKPRGGQIKFQGKSLKKIPAHDIVALGLAHSPEGRHIFPRMTIEDNLLLGAFLRKDKDGIQKDVQRAYDLFPILGERRKQAAGTLSGGEQQMLAMGRALMSRPKLLMLDEPSMGLSPIMMQKIMATISELKSQGTTILLVEQNAQAALSLADQGHVMEIGKVVLSGPGRELLVNEDVRKAYLGED, from the coding sequence GTGACCGCACTCCTCGAGGTCGAGGACCTCCGCGTCGCCTACGGCAAGATCGAAGCCGTCAAGGGCATCTCGTTCAGCGTCGACGCCGGCCAGATCGTCACCCTCATCGGCACCAACGGCGCCGGCAAGACGACGACCCTGCGCACCCTCTCGGGCCTGATCAAACCGCGCGGCGGCCAGATCAAGTTCCAGGGCAAGTCCCTCAAGAAGATCCCCGCGCACGACATCGTCGCGCTCGGACTCGCCCACTCCCCCGAGGGGCGGCACATCTTCCCGCGCATGACCATCGAGGACAACCTCCTCCTGGGCGCCTTCCTCCGCAAGGACAAGGACGGCATCCAGAAGGACGTCCAGCGCGCCTACGACCTCTTCCCGATCCTGGGAGAGCGCCGCAAGCAGGCCGCCGGCACCCTCTCGGGCGGCGAGCAGCAGATGCTCGCAATGGGCCGCGCGCTCATGTCCCGCCCGAAGCTGCTCATGCTCGACGAGCCCTCCATGGGCCTCTCGCCGATCATGATGCAGAAGATCATGGCGACCATCTCCGAGCTGAAGTCCCAGGGCACGACCATCCTCCTGGTCGAGCAGAACGCCCAGGCGGCGCTCTCCCTGGCCGACCAGGGCCACGTGATGGAGATCGGCAAGGTCGTCCTGTCGGGCCCGGGCCGCGAGCTCCTGGTCAACGAGGACGTCCGCAAGGCGTACCTCGGCGAGGACTGA